A genome region from Pseudomonas sp. S06B 330 includes the following:
- a CDS encoding MaoC family dehydratase gives MNTTHLQQLNVGDTLPPLTLAAINRTTLALFAGASGDHNAIHIDTDYARKAGMADVFAHGMLSMAYLGRLLTQWVDQRQLRAFGVRFLGITHLGHQITCSATVVERFEAEGEQRLKVEIRTSNQYGEIKIVGDAVIAL, from the coding sequence ATGAACACCACACACCTGCAACAGCTGAACGTCGGCGACACCCTGCCGCCCCTGACTCTGGCCGCCATCAACCGCACCACACTGGCACTGTTCGCCGGTGCTTCGGGGGATCACAACGCCATTCATATCGACACCGATTACGCGCGCAAGGCTGGCATGGCTGACGTGTTCGCGCACGGCATGCTGTCGATGGCCTACCTCGGTCGCCTGCTGACGCAATGGGTCGACCAACGCCAACTGCGCGCGTTCGGCGTGCGCTTTCTCGGCATTACCCACCTGGGCCACCAGATCACCTGCAGCGCCACCGTGGTCGAGCGCTTCGAGGCCGAGGGCGAACAACGCCTCAAGGTCGAGATCCGCACCAGCAACCAGTACGGCGAAATCAAGATTGTCGGCGACGCCGTCATCGCTCTGTAA
- a CDS encoding MaoC family dehydratase N-terminal domain-containing protein, translating into MIDKKHIGRELPAFLVTAEAGQLRFFAKATGETNPIYFDEQAARDAGHPGLPLAPTFLFSLEFQIPSNAWREELGIVTARILHGEESFRYHRMAYAGDTLRFAVRIADIYDKKDGALEFVVRETRVTNQHGEHVADLRSVLVQRNS; encoded by the coding sequence ATGATCGACAAAAAACACATCGGCCGCGAGTTGCCGGCCTTTCTCGTCACCGCCGAAGCCGGCCAACTGCGGTTTTTCGCCAAGGCCACCGGTGAAACCAACCCGATCTACTTCGATGAACAGGCCGCCCGTGATGCCGGTCACCCTGGCCTGCCGCTTGCGCCGACCTTTCTGTTCTCGCTGGAGTTCCAGATCCCGTCCAATGCCTGGCGTGAAGAGTTGGGCATCGTCACCGCGCGCATCCTGCACGGAGAGGAGTCGTTCCGTTATCACCGCATGGCCTATGCCGGCGACACCCTGCGTTTTGCGGTGCGCATCGCCGACATCTACGACAAGAAAGACGGTGCCCTGGAATTCGTGGTGCGCGAAACCCGCGTGACCAACCAGCACGGTGAGCACGTTGCCGACCTGCGCAGCGTACTCGTGCAGCGCAACAGCTGA
- a CDS encoding lipid-transfer protein, with the protein MSSKVFVAGVGMIQFKKPGTNEPYDVMGEQAIRQALADCGVDFSHIQQAYAGYVYGDSTCGQKALYRVGMSGIPLINVNNNCATGSSALFLARQAVQSGAVDCALAFGFEQMNPGALKSAWTDRAPATERALKLTNELVGMPDLPTAIRQFAGAGHAHMQKYGTQLATFAKIRAKASQHAARNPLAVFRNVVSTEDVLAAPMLWEGVLTRLMACPPTCGAAAAIVVSESFAKKHGMRTDVLIAGQALTTDLPSTYDAHDMIRVVGFDMTRMAADIAYNQAGIGPQDIDVIELHDCFAQNELLTYEGLGLCAEGAGEQLVNEGDNTYGGRWVTNPSGGLLSKGHPLGATGLAQCYELTHQLRGSAEQRQVQDARIAVQHNLGLGGACVVTVYQKN; encoded by the coding sequence ATGAGCAGCAAGGTATTCGTGGCTGGCGTGGGCATGATTCAGTTCAAAAAGCCTGGCACCAATGAACCCTACGATGTCATGGGTGAACAGGCGATTCGCCAGGCCCTGGCCGATTGCGGCGTGGATTTCAGTCACATCCAGCAGGCCTATGCCGGGTATGTCTACGGCGACTCCACCTGCGGGCAGAAAGCCCTGTACCGCGTAGGCATGAGCGGTATCCCGCTGATCAACGTCAACAACAACTGTGCCACCGGCTCCAGCGCGTTGTTCCTGGCCCGCCAGGCGGTGCAGAGCGGCGCGGTCGACTGCGCCTTGGCGTTCGGCTTTGAGCAGATGAACCCCGGCGCGCTGAAATCAGCCTGGACCGATCGCGCCCCGGCCACCGAGCGGGCATTGAAACTGACCAATGAACTGGTGGGCATGCCGGACCTGCCCACCGCCATCCGCCAGTTCGCCGGTGCCGGTCACGCGCACATGCAAAAATACGGCACGCAACTGGCCACCTTTGCCAAGATTCGCGCCAAGGCCAGTCAACACGCGGCACGCAACCCACTGGCGGTGTTTCGCAATGTGGTCAGCACTGAAGACGTACTGGCCGCCCCCATGCTCTGGGAAGGGGTATTGACCCGGCTGATGGCCTGCCCGCCCACCTGCGGCGCCGCTGCCGCCATTGTGGTCTCGGAAAGCTTTGCGAAAAAACACGGTATGCGCACCGATGTGCTGATTGCCGGGCAAGCGCTGACCACCGACCTGCCCAGCACATACGACGCCCACGACATGATTCGCGTGGTCGGCTTCGACATGACCCGCATGGCGGCCGACATCGCTTACAACCAGGCCGGCATCGGTCCGCAAGACATCGACGTCATCGAGTTGCACGACTGCTTTGCCCAGAACGAGCTGCTGACCTATGAAGGCCTGGGGCTGTGCGCCGAAGGCGCAGGCGAGCAACTGGTTAACGAGGGTGACAACACCTATGGCGGTCGCTGGGTCACCAACCCGTCTGGCGGCCTGCTCTCCAAAGGTCACCCCCTGGGCGCCACGGGTCTGGCCCAGTGCTACGAGTTGACGCATCAACTGCGCGGTAGCGCCGAGCAGCGTCAGGTCCAGGACGCGCGTATCGCGGTGCAGCACAACCTCGGCCTGGGCGGCGCCTGCGTGGTGACCGTGTACCAGAAGAACTGA
- a CDS encoding SDR family NAD(P)-dependent oxidoreductase: MAKLEGKVALVTGSGRGIGQQIALKLASEGARVVINDLDLDPAQETAELIRKMGGQAAVCHGNVSAPDFADRYIKTAMDHFNSIDIIVNNAGYTWDDVIQKMSDEQWYAIVDCHMTAPFRILRAAYPVIKAQALADAAQEREVFRKVVNISSVSALNGNAGQMNYSSAKAGVIGMTRALAREWGRFKVNVNAVAFGFIETRMTCADAHAGATVNIEGRDIRVGISPEAAKSFAQRNPLGRPGTVKEAADAVYLFCSPESNYITAQTIAVAGNLQ, from the coding sequence ATGGCAAAACTTGAAGGTAAAGTCGCGCTGGTCACCGGTTCCGGGCGCGGTATCGGCCAGCAGATTGCACTGAAACTGGCCAGCGAAGGCGCCCGCGTGGTGATCAACGACCTGGACCTAGATCCTGCACAGGAAACCGCCGAGCTGATCCGCAAGATGGGTGGCCAGGCCGCCGTGTGCCACGGCAATGTCAGCGCCCCGGACTTCGCCGACCGCTACATCAAGACGGCGATGGACCACTTCAATAGCATCGACATCATCGTCAACAACGCGGGCTACACCTGGGACGACGTTATTCAAAAGATGAGCGACGAGCAGTGGTACGCCATTGTCGATTGCCACATGACCGCCCCCTTCCGCATCCTGCGCGCGGCCTACCCGGTGATCAAGGCACAGGCGCTGGCCGATGCCGCGCAGGAGCGGGAAGTGTTCCGCAAAGTCGTCAACATCTCTTCGGTTTCAGCGCTCAATGGCAATGCCGGGCAGATGAACTACTCCTCGGCCAAAGCCGGCGTGATCGGCATGACCCGGGCACTGGCGCGCGAGTGGGGGCGCTTCAAGGTCAACGTCAACGCCGTGGCCTTTGGGTTCATCGAAACCCGCATGACCTGTGCCGATGCCCACGCCGGTGCCACGGTGAACATCGAAGGTCGAGACATTCGCGTCGGGATCAGCCCGGAGGCGGCCAAGTCGTTTGCCCAGCGCAACCCTCTGGGCCGCCCAGGCACGGTGAAGGAAGCCGCCGACGCGGTGTACCTGTTCTGCTCACCGGAGTCGAACTACATCACCGCGCAGACCATCGCGGTCGCCGGCAATCTGCAATAA
- a CDS encoding acyl-CoA dehydrogenase family protein, giving the protein MFRTTVRRFFERECLPRQAAWDNAGQVDRETWLKAGREGLLGISLPTEYGGGGGDFGHCAVFNEEFARCGISGPYFGMHSDVIAPYINRCGSEEQKRRWLPAVCAGEIILAIAMTEPGTGSDLKAVRTTAVREGDEYVINGSKTFISNGLTADLVIVVCKTDPNAGAKGISLIAVEANRPGFVRGRKLDKVGQHAQDTAELYFDNVRVPVANRLGEEGLGFSYLMAELPQERFSIAVSAAAKLERLLEQTLDYVKERKAFNQSVWDFQNTKFKLVDIKAQATALRVMVDYYLSEHMRRRLTLEEAAIAKLHTTETLSRCIDDMVQLHGGYGYMLEYPIARAFVDMRVNRIYGGTSEVMRELIARKL; this is encoded by the coding sequence ATGTTCCGCACTACCGTGCGCCGTTTTTTCGAACGTGAATGCCTGCCACGGCAGGCGGCGTGGGACAACGCTGGCCAGGTTGACCGCGAAACCTGGCTCAAGGCCGGTCGTGAGGGCTTGCTGGGTATCAGCTTGCCCACCGAATACGGCGGTGGTGGCGGTGATTTCGGCCACTGCGCGGTGTTCAACGAAGAGTTCGCCCGCTGCGGTATCAGCGGCCCTTACTTCGGCATGCACTCCGACGTCATCGCCCCGTACATCAACCGTTGCGGCAGCGAAGAACAAAAGCGCCGATGGCTGCCAGCGGTCTGCGCCGGCGAAATCATCCTGGCCATCGCCATGACTGAACCTGGTACCGGCTCCGACCTCAAGGCCGTGCGTACCACCGCCGTGCGCGAAGGCGACGAGTATGTGATCAACGGCAGCAAGACCTTCATCAGCAACGGCCTGACGGCGGACCTGGTGATCGTCGTGTGCAAGACCGATCCGAATGCCGGCGCCAAGGGCATCAGCCTGATCGCGGTGGAAGCCAACCGCCCGGGCTTTGTCCGCGGGCGCAAACTGGACAAGGTCGGCCAGCACGCGCAGGACACCGCCGAGCTGTATTTCGACAACGTGCGAGTGCCCGTAGCCAACCGCCTGGGCGAAGAAGGCCTGGGTTTCAGTTACCTGATGGCCGAATTGCCCCAGGAGCGCTTCTCCATCGCAGTGTCTGCTGCGGCCAAGCTGGAACGCCTGTTGGAGCAGACCCTGGATTACGTTAAGGAACGCAAGGCGTTCAACCAGAGCGTCTGGGACTTTCAGAACACCAAGTTCAAGCTCGTCGATATCAAGGCCCAGGCCACCGCGCTGCGGGTAATGGTCGATTACTACCTGAGCGAGCACATGCGTCGGCGCCTGACCCTCGAAGAAGCGGCGATTGCCAAGCTGCACACCACCGAAACCCTCTCGCGCTGCATCGACGACATGGTCCAGTTGCACGGTGGCTATGGCTACATGCTCGAGTACCCGATCGCCCGCGCCTTTGTCGACATGCGCGTCAACCGTATTTATGGCGGCACCAGTGAAGTCATGCGCGAACTGATCGCGCGCAAGCTCTGA
- a CDS encoding TetR/AcrR family transcriptional regulator, whose translation MYTTENHIRLAAIKLISRNGFEAMSLRQLAAHAQVTTSTLYLYFQNKDELLLALVMEYLEGLSLQWQRRRPAAARADVQLLTFIAGHVRFHLEHQDQAILGNLEFRSLHAEAQVKVRHAQRLYLNSLQAVLEQGVKEGCLRCAEPKLMARTLSNLLTHACIWYQDDGRWCIDEVISHYSALVLKMLGAAPSAFQGRPAARTISRRHTPNAMLKPLVQVS comes from the coding sequence ATGTACACGACTGAAAACCACATTCGCCTGGCCGCAATCAAACTGATCTCGCGCAACGGTTTTGAAGCCATGAGCCTTCGTCAACTGGCGGCGCACGCCCAGGTCACCACCTCTACCCTGTACCTGTACTTCCAGAACAAAGACGAGTTGCTGCTGGCGCTGGTCATGGAGTACCTCGAGGGGCTTTCGCTGCAGTGGCAACGCCGCCGCCCTGCCGCCGCGCGTGCGGATGTGCAACTGCTCACCTTTATCGCGGGCCATGTGCGCTTTCACCTTGAGCATCAGGACCAGGCCATACTTGGCAACCTGGAGTTCAGAAGCTTGCACGCCGAGGCGCAGGTGAAGGTCCGTCATGCCCAGCGGTTGTACCTGAACAGCTTACAGGCGGTGCTCGAACAGGGCGTTAAGGAAGGATGCCTCCGTTGCGCTGAGCCCAAACTGATGGCCCGTACCCTGTCCAACCTGCTCACCCATGCCTGCATCTGGTACCAGGACGATGGCCGCTGGTGCATTGATGAAGTCATCAGTCATTACTCGGCGCTGGTGCTGAAAATGTTGGGCGCCGCGCCCAGCGCTTTCCAGGGGCGACCTGCAGCCCGCACCATCAGCCGTCGCCACACCCCAAACGCCATGCTCAAGCCGCTCGTGCAAGTGTCCTGA
- a CDS encoding DUF2388 domain-containing protein — protein MRRLLIASSLVLCLPFGAALADVDAGDVATSAGVSASLYSTFKDDKRVIPARDDASSFIASGGAIRGVYLESMIQRVRQQNPGLQASDEDIARAILTQDELGSER, from the coding sequence ATGCGTCGTTTACTGATCGCTTCTTCGCTTGTTCTCTGCCTGCCCTTCGGCGCAGCCCTGGCTGATGTCGACGCTGGTGATGTCGCTACGTCGGCGGGGGTATCGGCTTCGCTGTACTCCACCTTCAAGGATGACAAACGGGTGATTCCAGCCCGTGATGATGCCTCCTCGTTCATCGCCAGTGGTGGTGCGATTCGTGGCGTCTACCTGGAGTCGATGATTCAGCGCGTTCGTCAGCAAAACCCCGGTTTGCAAGCCAGCGATGAAGATATTGCCCGGGCGATCCTGACCCAGGATGAGCTGGGCAGTGAACGTTGA
- a CDS encoding YMGG-like glycine zipper-containing protein has protein sequence MFRLSSVGLCVALALCNAQANAETVVPLNGQSSQQVQLDMNECHSIANSASSSTSTPSGGRIKGAAVGAAAGAVGAGVRENQHDEISDRVDDDVKQDYRQNRAKETAAVGVVVGGAHQRQDRREQRRTSESTSASAYTSCLQGKGYQVTP, from the coding sequence ATGTTCAGGTTGTCGTCGGTAGGTCTATGCGTGGCATTGGCGTTGTGCAATGCCCAGGCAAACGCCGAAACCGTGGTGCCGCTGAACGGCCAGAGTTCCCAGCAAGTGCAGTTGGACATGAATGAGTGCCACAGCATCGCCAACAGCGCCTCGAGTAGCACCTCGACGCCAAGCGGCGGACGCATCAAAGGCGCTGCTGTGGGGGCTGCTGCCGGTGCTGTGGGGGCGGGAGTGCGGGAAAATCAGCATGATGAGATCTCTGATCGCGTCGATGATGATGTGAAACAGGATTATCGGCAAAACCGTGCCAAGGAAACCGCCGCTGTCGGTGTGGTGGTCGGTGGTGCCCATCAACGCCAGGATCGGCGCGAACAGCGCAGGACCAGTGAGTCGACCAGTGCCTCGGCCTATACCAGTTGCTTGCAAGGCAAGGGGTATCAGGTAACGCCTTGA